One window of the Brevundimonas goettingensis genome contains the following:
- a CDS encoding polysaccharide deacetylase family protein — protein MTDAPDASPSPTGHGHGGGGGGKPIFLDATGRRARRLRWAAIAVAAVAAVVLASFVASLVILPRLTHLAVVSPAYSGHVKHGGRHAGNALLHRIALDDRRNRAKPVSAAGTIAGAWFAPWEDGALDSFRHHAADLTHVYPTWLELSPDGSGVLTKDYDPAKNPTTAPLVQAARANGVRIVPVVGNATEGLFDPHRIDRMLDGPNGEAVMNQLVGFVDQHDFAGLQIDFEQLTPEQIRRVVPWLSRLHQRLSAQGKELSIALEVSLSDADIRSLAATVDYAAVMAYDEHGETSVPGPISSAGFVDRSLDRFTRLVPANKLILGVGVYGYDWKVGTEAADSITNTAALTTAQGYRPEEAPAEVIDFDPVALQPTFSYRDDAGRMHEVWFQDAASVANAMTMAQGRGLRGASLWALGEEDPTSWKVFGKHAVPAPQADAAMRTVTLAQAIAFTGEGELLTVTHEPRAGQRTLERDPSSGLITDESWSAWPSAWTIRRRGAPDHVLALTFDDGPDPEWTPKILDILKAKRVKATFFMIGDEAVGHPDLVRRVQAEGHEIGNHSFTHPNMAHVGDERVRLELTAADRALESLTGRQITLFRPPYNADSEPDSYGEIAPIAVASRLGYSTAGESIDPNDWDLTRSTPGGGTHRLRPQEIVASVLAQADKGHAILLHDAGGDRSATVAALPAIIDGLRARGYALTTIGGLVGQTPEQTMPTLPKDEQSLIAADQAAFGFTHLLGVILFWGFSLAIGLGLCRIVLMLGLASGKRARPLPAAGSALPRLDVMVAAYNEVEVINRTIDSLLTSRDVDVRVLVIDDGSTDGTYEAVKAAFGQDPRVLLRRKPNGGKASALNVALAEATAPVVVGVDADTQLSPDALAKLAAWFADPRVGAVAGNVKVGNRRNIVTRWQALEYITSQNVDRRALARLNAVTVVPGAIGGWRTEVLRAVGGYRSDTLAEDMDLTWRVREAGWVIANEPEALAFTEAPDTLGGLLKQRFRWSFGTLQCLWKHRRSVGKHGWFGALALPSLWLFQIAGQVLAPLIDLQLLIALVIRLLSWWAAAQHADISASPDTTLWLTVAIYATFTMLELAASWIAYGFDRENRRDLWLLPTQRLVYRQIMYVVVWRALERALTGLGQAWGKLRRTGDVVLEAGNDTAGHLAGRAGLVIQIFPRDRPRDDAPSNPRRPPEEDPC, from the coding sequence ATGACCGACGCCCCTGACGCCTCGCCCTCCCCCACTGGTCACGGCCATGGCGGCGGAGGGGGCGGCAAGCCGATCTTCCTCGACGCCACCGGGCGGCGGGCGCGGCGGCTGCGCTGGGCGGCCATCGCGGTGGCGGCGGTCGCGGCCGTGGTTCTGGCCAGCTTCGTCGCTAGTCTGGTGATCCTGCCGCGCCTGACCCATCTGGCCGTCGTCAGCCCCGCCTATTCCGGCCATGTGAAGCACGGCGGCCGTCACGCCGGGAACGCCCTGCTGCATCGCATCGCCCTCGACGACCGCCGGAACCGGGCGAAGCCGGTCTCCGCGGCCGGGACCATCGCCGGGGCCTGGTTCGCGCCCTGGGAGGACGGGGCGCTGGACAGCTTCCGCCATCACGCCGCCGACCTGACCCATGTCTATCCGACCTGGCTGGAGCTGAGCCCCGACGGCTCGGGCGTGCTGACCAAGGACTACGACCCCGCGAAGAACCCTACCACCGCGCCGCTGGTGCAGGCGGCGCGAGCCAATGGGGTGCGCATCGTTCCCGTCGTCGGCAACGCCACCGAGGGCTTGTTCGACCCGCACCGCATCGACCGGATGCTGGACGGCCCCAACGGCGAGGCCGTTATGAACCAGCTGGTCGGCTTCGTGGACCAGCACGACTTCGCGGGCCTGCAGATCGACTTCGAACAGTTGACGCCTGAGCAGATCCGGCGCGTCGTCCCCTGGCTGAGCCGCCTGCATCAGCGCCTGTCCGCACAGGGCAAGGAGCTGTCGATCGCGCTGGAGGTCAGCCTGTCCGACGCCGACATCCGGTCCCTGGCGGCGACCGTCGATTACGCCGCGGTCATGGCCTATGACGAGCATGGCGAGACCAGTGTCCCCGGGCCTATCTCCTCGGCGGGCTTCGTCGACCGGTCGCTGGACCGGTTCACCCGCCTGGTTCCCGCGAACAAGCTGATCCTCGGCGTCGGCGTCTACGGCTATGACTGGAAGGTCGGGACCGAGGCGGCCGACTCGATCACCAACACCGCCGCCCTGACCACGGCGCAGGGTTATCGTCCCGAGGAGGCCCCCGCCGAGGTGATCGACTTCGACCCCGTCGCCCTGCAGCCCACCTTCAGCTACCGCGACGACGCCGGCCGGATGCACGAGGTCTGGTTCCAGGACGCCGCCTCGGTCGCCAACGCCATGACCATGGCGCAGGGACGCGGCCTGCGCGGGGCCTCCCTGTGGGCGCTCGGCGAGGAAGACCCGACCAGCTGGAAGGTGTTCGGCAAGCACGCGGTCCCGGCGCCCCAGGCCGATGCGGCCATGCGCACCGTGACCCTGGCCCAGGCCATCGCCTTCACCGGCGAGGGCGAACTGCTGACCGTCACCCACGAGCCCCGCGCCGGACAGCGCACGCTGGAGCGCGATCCGTCCAGCGGTCTGATCACCGACGAGAGCTGGAGCGCCTGGCCCTCGGCCTGGACCATCCGCCGCCGCGGCGCGCCCGACCACGTCCTGGCCCTGACCTTCGACGACGGCCCCGATCCGGAATGGACGCCGAAGATCCTCGACATCCTCAAGGCCAAGCGGGTCAAGGCGACCTTCTTCATGATCGGCGACGAGGCCGTGGGCCATCCCGATCTGGTCCGCCGCGTCCAGGCCGAGGGCCATGAGATCGGCAACCACTCCTTCACCCACCCCAACATGGCCCATGTCGGGGACGAGCGGGTGCGGCTGGAGCTGACCGCCGCCGACCGGGCGCTGGAGAGCCTGACCGGACGCCAGATCACCCTGTTCCGCCCGCCCTACAACGCCGACTCAGAGCCCGACTCCTACGGCGAGATCGCGCCGATCGCGGTGGCCTCGCGCCTGGGCTATTCCACCGCGGGCGAGTCGATCGACCCCAACGACTGGGACCTGACCCGCAGCACGCCCGGCGGCGGGACGCACCGGCTGCGGCCCCAGGAGATCGTCGCCTCTGTCCTGGCCCAAGCCGACAAGGGCCACGCCATCCTGCTGCACGACGCCGGGGGCGACCGCTCGGCGACCGTGGCCGCCCTGCCCGCCATCATCGACGGCCTGAGGGCGCGCGGGTACGCGCTGACCACCATCGGCGGACTGGTCGGCCAGACGCCGGAGCAGACCATGCCCACCCTGCCGAAGGACGAGCAGTCGCTGATCGCGGCCGATCAGGCGGCCTTCGGCTTCACCCATCTGCTGGGCGTCATCCTGTTCTGGGGTTTCAGCCTGGCCATCGGCCTGGGCCTTTGCCGGATCGTGCTGATGCTGGGACTGGCCTCGGGCAAGCGCGCCCGCCCGCTCCCTGCGGCAGGGAGCGCCCTGCCCCGTCTCGACGTCATGGTCGCGGCCTATAACGAGGTGGAGGTCATCAACCGGACCATCGACAGCCTGCTCACCAGCCGCGACGTCGATGTGCGGGTGCTGGTCATCGACGACGGCTCGACCGACGGGACCTATGAGGCGGTCAAGGCGGCCTTCGGTCAGGACCCGCGCGTCCTGCTGCGCCGCAAGCCCAACGGCGGCAAGGCCTCGGCCCTGAATGTCGCCCTGGCCGAGGCGACCGCGCCGGTCGTGGTCGGGGTCGACGCCGACACCCAGCTGTCGCCGGACGCCCTGGCGAAGCTGGCCGCCTGGTTCGCCGATCCCCGCGTCGGCGCCGTCGCCGGCAACGTCAAGGTCGGCAACCGCCGCAACATCGTCACCCGCTGGCAGGCGCTGGAGTACATCACCAGCCAGAACGTCGACCGGCGCGCCCTGGCCCGTCTGAACGCCGTGACCGTGGTGCCCGGCGCCATCGGCGGCTGGCGCACCGAGGTGCTGCGCGCCGTCGGCGGCTATCGCTCCGACACCCTGGCCGAGGACATGGACCTGACCTGGCGGGTGCGCGAGGCCGGCTGGGTCATCGCCAACGAGCCCGAAGCCCTGGCCTTCACCGAGGCGCCAGATACGCTCGGCGGCCTGCTCAAGCAGCGCTTCCGCTGGAGCTTCGGCACCCTGCAGTGCCTGTGGAAGCACCGCCGGTCGGTCGGCAAACACGGCTGGTTCGGCGCCCTGGCCCTGCCCAGCCTGTGGCTATTCCAGATCGCGGGTCAGGTGCTGGCGCCCCTGATCGACCTGCAGCTGCTGATCGCCCTCGTGATCCGCCTGCTGTCATGGTGGGCGGCGGCGCAACACGCCGACATCAGCGCCAGCCCGGACACCACCCTGTGGCTGACCGTGGCGATCTACGCCACCTTCACCATGCTGGAGCTGGCGGCCAGCTGGATCGCCTATGGCTTCGACCGGGAGAACCGGCGCGACCTGTGGCTGCTGCCGACCCAGCGGCTGGTCTATCGCCAGATCATGTACGTCGTGGTCTGGCGGGCGCTGGAACGGGCCCTGACCGGCCTCGGCCAGGCCTGGGGCAAGCTGCGCCGCACCGGGGACGTGGTGCTGGAAGCCGGGAATGACACCGCTGGACATCTTGCCGGGCGCGCCGGATTAGTCATACAAATCTTCCCAAGAGATCGGCCCCGGGACGACGCTCCGTCCAACCCGCGGCGTCCCCCGGAGGAAGACCCATGCTGA
- a CDS encoding rod-binding protein produces the protein MSDLSAVSAPAGFLTPAPTAPTGAGAGSTISDARRAQIKKTAEDFEASFLSEMLKPMFQGLSTDGPFGGGEAEGTWRSFMIDAMAKQTVKAGGIGLSGSIMSEMLKMQEARQ, from the coding sequence ATGAGCGACCTCTCCGCCGTCTCCGCCCCCGCCGGCTTCCTGACCCCCGCCCCGACCGCCCCCACCGGCGCGGGCGCCGGCTCCACCATCAGCGACGCCCGCCGCGCCCAGATCAAGAAGACCGCCGAGGACTTCGAGGCCTCCTTCCTGTCGGAGATGCTCAAGCCGATGTTCCAGGGCCTGTCGACCGACGGCCCCTTCGGCGGCGGCGAAGCCGAGGGCACCTGGCGCAGCTTCATGATCGACGCCATGGCCAAACAGACGGTCAAGGCCGGCGGAATCGGCCTGAGCGGATCCATCATGTCTGAAATGCTCAAGATGCAGGAGGCCCGGCAATGA
- a CDS encoding flagellar basal-body protein FlbY has product MTDAHTATSAARHLTELTETLTGRLEVETRAFAERRPQDVVASLPVTQELANQYRRESAQVKANPAILSAAPSSERIRLVKATERFNTVLAKHSVAVEAARIISEGLVQTIAGEVAASRAMGTGYGASGRATAGDGRAITLNRSA; this is encoded by the coding sequence ATGACCGACGCCCACACCGCCACGTCCGCCGCCCGCCACCTGACCGAACTGACCGAGACCCTGACCGGCCGCCTCGAAGTCGAGACCCGCGCCTTCGCCGAACGTCGGCCCCAGGACGTCGTCGCCAGCCTGCCCGTCACCCAGGAACTGGCCAACCAGTACCGTCGCGAGTCGGCCCAAGTGAAGGCCAACCCGGCAATCCTGTCCGCCGCCCCGTCCAGCGAGCGCATCCGCCTGGTCAAGGCGACCGAGCGGTTCAACACCGTCCTGGCCAAGCACTCGGTCGCGGTCGAGGCCGCCCGGATCATCTCCGAAGGCCTGGTCCAGACCATCGCCGGAGAGGTCGCCGCCTCGCGCGCCATGGGCACGGGCTACGGCGCCTCGGGCCGGGCCACCGCCGGCGACGGCCGCGCCATCACCCTGAACCGCAGCGCCTGA
- a CDS encoding type II toxin-antitoxin system RelE/ParE family toxin: MRFRVRLTRAAEFDLIRLAAFLEEFSSETADRGRGVLRAAIDSLAEMPERVNRVPGGDYRDLIAPFVAAGYAVRFRIEGEAVVIVRIFHTREDR, translated from the coding sequence ATGAGGTTCAGGGTCAGGCTGACCCGTGCGGCCGAGTTTGACCTGATCAGATTGGCCGCCTTCCTTGAAGAGTTCTCAAGCGAGACCGCCGATAGAGGGCGGGGTGTTCTACGCGCCGCGATCGACTCCTTGGCTGAGATGCCGGAACGTGTGAACCGGGTTCCCGGCGGCGACTACCGCGATCTGATCGCGCCCTTCGTAGCAGCGGGCTACGCCGTGCGGTTCCGGATCGAGGGGGAGGCGGTGGTAATCGTGCGCATCTTCCATACCCGCGAGGATCGCTGA
- the uvrA gene encoding excinuclease ABC subunit UvrA, giving the protein MTEKHNFIRVRGAREHNLKGVDVDIPREKLVVMTGLSGSGKSSLAFDTIYAEGQRRYVESLSAYARQFLELMGKPDVDLIEGLSPAISIEQKTTSKNPRSTVGTVTEIHDYMRLLWARVGVPYSPATGLPIESQTVSQMVDKLTALPDGERLLLLAPVVRGRKGEYKKEIAEWQRSGYQRLKIDGQFYAIEDAPTLDKKFKHDIDIVVDRIVTKAGLEPRYADSIQTALGLADGIAVAEWANAEEGQEPRRITFSEKFACPVSGFTISEIEPRLFSFNNPFGACPVCDGLGVKLAFDADLVVPDRDKTLHKGAVAPWSRGPSPLYTQTLQALSTHYGFSMDKPWRELPAKAQTVILQGSGGDKIKFVYDDNARKYETVKTFEGVLPNLERRWRETDSAWVREELGRFQSETPCDACHGKRLKPEALAVKIDGSDIADISTLSIKKAYDWVQALPEAMTDKQMEIGRRILKEIGDRLRFLNNVGLDYLSLARSSGTLSGGESQRIRLASQIGSGLTGVLYVLDEPSIGLHQRDNTRLLESLMGLRDLGNSVLVVEHDEEAILTADYVIDMGPAAGVHGGEICAEGTPAEVMANPKSLTGKYLTGEREIELPPEGRRPVNRKKMLRISGATGNNLKTVTGEIPVGLFTCVTGVSGGGKSTFTIETLYKAAARRLHQASDAPAPHDRIEGLENFDKVIDIDQSPIGRTPRSNPATYTGAFGPIRDWYAGLPESKARGYGPGRFSFNVKGGRCEACQGDGLIKIEMHFLPDVYVTCDVCKGKRYNRETLEIVFKGKSISDVLDMTVEEAGQFFKAVPPIRDKMLTLSRVGLDYVKVGQSATTLSGGEAQRVKLSKELSKRATGKTLYILDEPTTGLHFEDTRKLLEVLQELVDASNTIVVIEHNLDVIKVADYLLDFGPEGGDGGGEIVAVGTPEEVARNERSWTGKYLKEVLDRHETRRKARVAALTAENKAKPAKVRKTA; this is encoded by the coding sequence ATGACCGAAAAGCACAACTTCATCCGCGTGCGTGGCGCGCGCGAGCACAATCTCAAGGGCGTGGATGTCGACATCCCGCGCGAGAAGCTGGTCGTGATGACCGGGCTGTCGGGCTCGGGTAAATCCTCGCTCGCCTTCGACACCATCTATGCCGAGGGCCAGCGCCGCTATGTGGAGAGCCTCTCGGCCTACGCCCGCCAGTTCCTGGAGCTGATGGGCAAGCCGGACGTGGATCTGATCGAGGGCCTGTCGCCGGCGATTTCGATCGAACAGAAGACGACGTCCAAAAACCCCCGTTCGACCGTCGGCACGGTGACCGAGATCCACGACTATATGCGCCTGCTCTGGGCGCGGGTCGGCGTGCCCTATTCGCCCGCCACCGGCCTGCCGATCGAGAGCCAGACGGTCTCCCAGATGGTCGACAAGCTGACGGCCCTGCCGGACGGCGAGCGCCTGCTGCTGCTGGCCCCGGTCGTTCGCGGCCGCAAGGGCGAGTACAAGAAGGAGATCGCCGAGTGGCAGCGCTCGGGCTACCAGCGGCTCAAGATCGACGGCCAGTTCTACGCCATCGAGGACGCCCCGACGCTCGACAAGAAGTTCAAGCACGACATCGACATCGTCGTGGACCGGATCGTCACCAAGGCGGGCCTCGAGCCGCGCTACGCCGACAGTATCCAGACCGCGCTCGGCCTCGCCGACGGCATCGCGGTCGCCGAATGGGCCAATGCAGAAGAGGGTCAGGAGCCCCGCCGCATCACCTTCTCCGAGAAGTTCGCCTGCCCGGTCTCGGGCTTCACGATCTCGGAGATCGAGCCCCGGCTGTTCTCGTTCAACAACCCCTTCGGCGCCTGTCCGGTCTGCGACGGCCTGGGCGTCAAGCTGGCCTTCGACGCCGATCTGGTCGTGCCTGACCGCGACAAGACCCTGCACAAGGGCGCCGTCGCCCCTTGGTCGCGCGGTCCCTCTCCGCTCTACACCCAGACGCTGCAGGCGCTGTCGACCCACTACGGCTTCTCGATGGACAAGCCATGGCGCGAGCTGCCGGCCAAGGCCCAGACCGTGATCCTGCAGGGCTCGGGCGGCGACAAGATCAAGTTCGTCTATGACGACAACGCCCGGAAGTACGAGACGGTGAAGACCTTCGAGGGGGTCCTGCCCAACCTCGAACGCCGCTGGCGCGAGACCGACAGCGCCTGGGTCCGCGAGGAGCTGGGCCGCTTCCAGTCCGAGACGCCCTGCGACGCCTGCCACGGCAAACGCCTCAAGCCCGAGGCTCTGGCGGTCAAGATCGACGGCTCGGATATCGCCGACATATCCACCCTGTCGATCAAGAAGGCCTATGACTGGGTCCAGGCCCTGCCCGAGGCCATGACCGACAAGCAGATGGAGATCGGCCGCCGCATCCTGAAGGAGATCGGCGACCGGCTGCGCTTCCTGAACAACGTCGGCCTCGACTACCTCTCGCTGGCCCGGTCCTCGGGCACCCTGTCCGGCGGCGAGAGCCAGCGCATCCGCCTGGCCAGCCAGATCGGCTCGGGCCTGACCGGCGTGCTCTACGTCCTCGACGAACCGTCCATCGGCCTGCACCAACGCGACAACACCCGGCTGCTGGAAAGCCTCATGGGCCTGCGCGACCTCGGCAATTCGGTCTTGGTGGTCGAGCATGACGAGGAAGCCATCCTGACCGCCGACTATGTCATCGACATGGGCCCGGCCGCCGGCGTCCACGGCGGCGAGATCTGCGCGGAGGGCACCCCCGCCGAGGTCATGGCCAATCCGAAGTCGCTGACCGGCAAGTACCTGACCGGCGAGCGCGAGATCGAACTGCCGCCCGAGGGCCGCCGTCCCGTCAACCGCAAGAAGATGCTCAGGATCTCGGGCGCGACCGGGAACAACCTCAAGACCGTGACCGGCGAGATCCCCGTCGGCCTGTTTACCTGCGTCACCGGGGTGTCGGGCGGCGGCAAGTCGACCTTCACCATCGAGACACTCTACAAGGCCGCCGCGCGCCGCCTGCATCAGGCCTCCGACGCCCCCGCCCCCCACGACCGCATCGAGGGGCTGGAGAATTTCGACAAGGTCATCGACATCGACCAGTCGCCGATCGGCCGCACCCCGCGTTCGAACCCGGCGACCTACACCGGCGCCTTCGGTCCGATCCGCGACTGGTACGCGGGCCTGCCGGAGTCCAAGGCGCGCGGCTACGGCCCCGGCCGGTTCAGCTTCAACGTCAAGGGCGGCCGCTGCGAGGCCTGTCAGGGCGACGGCCTGATCAAGATCGAGATGCACTTCCTGCCCGACGTCTACGTCACCTGCGACGTCTGCAAGGGCAAGCGCTACAATCGCGAGACGCTGGAAATCGTCTTCAAGGGCAAGAGCATATCCGACGTTCTGGACATGACGGTCGAGGAAGCCGGGCAGTTCTTCAAGGCCGTGCCGCCGATCCGCGACAAGATGCTGACCCTCAGCCGGGTCGGCCTCGACTACGTCAAGGTCGGCCAGTCGGCGACCACCCTGTCCGGCGGCGAGGCCCAGCGGGTCAAACTGTCCAAGGAGCTGTCCAAGCGCGCCACCGGCAAGACCCTCTACATCCTCGACGAGCCGACCACCGGCCTGCATTTCGAGGACACGAGGAAGCTGCTGGAGGTGCTGCAGGAGCTGGTCGACGCGAGCAACACCATCGTGGTCATCGAGCACAACCTCGATGTCATCAAGGTCGCGGACTACCTGCTCGACTTCGGCCCCGAAGGCGGCGACGGCGGCGGCGAGATCGTCGCGGTGGGCACGCCCGAGGAGGTCGCCCGCAACGAGCGCAGCTGGACCGGCAAATACCTCAAGGAGGTCCTCGACCGCCACGAGACCCGCCGCAAGGCTCGCGTCGCCGCACTGACGGCGGAGAACAAAGCCAAGCCAGCAAAGGTCCGCAAGACGGCGTGA
- a CDS encoding EAL domain-containing protein, with protein sequence MEIRKRLLGFAFASADLLVELSPDGLVAMALGMGPAVGMGPEVFQGRPFADRLAPGGGKILARAMEVLKPGARTSAVPLLLACGDGKVRRATFRAFMLPDLAPNISCSINYEGPVFSSVPDEVPPVLDSAGFLDTAKGLLSDPDSGPFSVSFIDIGGLSALGSDALRATARVEATLQSASLDGATAARLTPERYALLRDRDDKRDLVGEVREAVRSEGLELSVTGATSNLPNCPPVNALRALRFTVEGCLADGGLNNPDAAFNSAMARTMQEAESFRALVKARAFHLHYQPIVDLKTGAVHHFEALSRFNADASPVNTIRMAEELALIESFDLAVAEKALQRLRKPGSGLLKIAINVSGASLASDAYVEALLKMTAAAPDERRRLIVEITESAALADIAAANRRLGALRDAGIKLCIDDFGAGAASLEYIHGLSVDTVKIDGKFIQGLDRDPKARTVVSHLVELCGSLSLTTIAEFVETESTAEILRGLGVDYAQGWLYGKAEAEPRTILQTSSAPVRRKGAVASWG encoded by the coding sequence ATGGAAATCCGCAAACGCCTCCTGGGATTCGCCTTCGCGTCGGCCGACCTGCTGGTCGAGCTGTCGCCGGATGGCCTCGTCGCCATGGCGCTCGGCATGGGCCCGGCTGTCGGCATGGGTCCGGAAGTCTTCCAGGGCCGGCCCTTCGCCGACCGTCTGGCGCCCGGCGGCGGCAAGATCCTGGCGCGCGCCATGGAGGTCCTCAAGCCCGGCGCCCGCACCAGCGCAGTGCCCCTGCTTCTGGCCTGCGGCGACGGCAAGGTCCGCCGCGCCACCTTCCGCGCCTTCATGCTGCCGGACCTGGCGCCGAACATCTCCTGCTCGATCAACTATGAGGGGCCGGTCTTCTCCAGCGTGCCGGACGAGGTCCCGCCGGTGCTCGATTCCGCCGGGTTCCTGGACACCGCCAAGGGGCTGCTCAGCGATCCGGACAGCGGGCCCTTCTCCGTCTCCTTCATCGACATCGGTGGCCTGTCAGCGCTCGGCTCCGACGCCCTGCGCGCCACGGCCCGCGTCGAGGCCACGCTGCAGTCCGCCTCCCTCGACGGCGCCACGGCCGCCCGTCTGACGCCCGAACGCTACGCCCTGCTGCGTGACCGCGACGACAAGCGCGATCTGGTCGGCGAGGTGCGCGAGGCCGTACGCAGCGAGGGGCTGGAGCTGTCTGTCACCGGCGCCACTTCGAACCTGCCGAACTGCCCGCCGGTCAACGCCCTGCGCGCCCTGCGCTTCACGGTCGAGGGCTGCCTGGCCGACGGCGGCCTCAACAATCCGGACGCCGCCTTCAACTCCGCCATGGCCCGCACCATGCAGGAGGCCGAGAGCTTCCGCGCCCTGGTCAAGGCCCGCGCCTTCCACCTGCATTACCAGCCGATCGTCGACCTCAAGACCGGCGCCGTGCACCATTTCGAGGCCCTGTCGCGCTTCAACGCCGACGCCAGCCCGGTCAACACCATCCGCATGGCCGAGGAGCTGGCCCTGATCGAGAGCTTCGATCTGGCCGTGGCCGAAAAGGCGCTGCAGCGGCTGCGCAAGCCGGGCTCGGGCCTGCTCAAGATCGCCATCAACGTCTCGGGCGCCTCCCTGGCCAGCGACGCCTATGTCGAGGCCCTGCTCAAGATGACGGCCGCCGCGCCGGACGAGCGCCGCCGCCTGATCGTCGAGATCACCGAGTCCGCCGCCCTGGCCGACATCGCCGCCGCCAACCGTCGCCTCGGCGCCCTGCGCGACGCCGGCATCAAACTGTGCATCGACGACTTCGGCGCCGGCGCCGCCTCGCTCGAATACATCCACGGCCTGTCGGTCGACACGGTCAAGATCGACGGCAAATTCATCCAGGGCCTGGACCGGGATCCCAAGGCGCGCACCGTCGTCAGCCATCTGGTCGAATTGTGCGGCTCGCTGAGCCTGACCACGATCGCCGAGTTCGTCGAGACAGAGTCCACCGCCGAAATCCTGCGCGGCCTCGGCGTCGACTACGCCCAGGGCTGGCTCTACGGCAAGGCCGAGGCCGAGCCCCGCACCATCCTGCAAACCTCCTCGGCGCCCGTCCGCCGCAAGGGCGCCGTCGCCAGCTGGGGTTGA
- a CDS encoding ABC-F family ATP-binding cassette domain-containing protein codes for MGRNGVGKSTLLRILAGEHPPSGGTLARAGTVGMLDQRHEPGPHERVAETLGVGAGVAVLDRVLAGEGTEADLAEADWTLSERIEDALGQVGLAGLALDRLSSGLSGGELTRLRLAGLLIARPDLLLLDEPTNHLDADARKIVAEVLGRWKGGAVVVSHDRDLLRRMDRIVELSSLGAAVHGGNYDLYAEQKAAERAAARRDLASAEREVDRAAREGRVAAEKKARRDRAGRAYAASGSAPKIVLGMMAERAEVSGARESGLAERRTEAAEQALGEAQARVERVRELSIPLPPTGLAAGRTVLTMSGAAWDAPDGRRIVGPVDLSLTGPRRVAITGPNGAGKTTLLKLAAGLLEPTAGTVERPVRAALLDQETSLLRPEETVVEAFLRLNPGATPNAARAALARFLFRNTAGDRVVGTLSGGERLRAGLACVMGGENPSQLLILDEPTNHLDLDAVTGVEAALQAWDGALLVVSHDPAFLAAIGAEVEKTIALECNAGSHSLDIGDTRLI; via the coding sequence GTGGGCCGCAACGGCGTGGGCAAGTCCACGCTTCTGCGCATCCTCGCGGGGGAGCATCCGCCGTCCGGCGGGACGCTCGCGCGCGCCGGTACTGTGGGCATGCTGGACCAGAGGCATGAACCAGGACCGCACGAGCGCGTGGCCGAGACGCTCGGCGTCGGGGCGGGCGTGGCTGTGCTGGACCGGGTGCTGGCCGGAGAGGGGACCGAAGCGGATCTGGCCGAGGCCGATTGGACGTTGAGCGAGCGGATCGAGGACGCCTTGGGTCAGGTCGGCTTGGCCGGACTGGCGCTGGATCGGCTGTCCTCGGGGCTCAGCGGCGGGGAGCTGACGCGGCTGAGGCTGGCGGGGCTGCTGATCGCCCGGCCGGACCTGCTGCTGCTGGACGAGCCGACCAACCATCTGGACGCGGATGCGCGCAAGATCGTCGCCGAGGTGCTGGGCCGCTGGAAGGGCGGGGCGGTGGTGGTCAGTCACGACCGCGACCTGCTACGCCGGATGGACCGGATCGTCGAGCTGTCGAGCCTGGGCGCGGCCGTCCATGGCGGGAACTACGACCTCTACGCCGAGCAGAAGGCGGCCGAGCGGGCGGCGGCCCGGCGGGATCTGGCTTCGGCCGAGCGCGAGGTCGACCGGGCCGCGCGCGAGGGCCGGGTTGCGGCGGAGAAGAAGGCGCGGCGCGACCGGGCGGGCCGGGCCTATGCCGCCAGCGGCTCGGCGCCGAAGATCGTCCTGGGCATGATGGCCGAGCGGGCCGAGGTCTCGGGCGCGCGCGAGAGCGGGCTGGCCGAACGCCGGACCGAGGCGGCGGAGCAGGCCCTGGGCGAGGCCCAGGCGCGGGTCGAGCGGGTGCGGGAGCTGTCCATCCCGCTGCCGCCGACCGGGCTGGCCGCGGGGCGGACCGTGCTGACCATGAGCGGGGCGGCCTGGGATGCACCCGACGGAAGACGCATCGTCGGACCGGTCGATCTCAGCCTGACCGGGCCGCGCCGGGTGGCGATCACCGGGCCGAACGGGGCGGGGAAGACGACCCTGCTGAAGCTGGCGGCGGGCCTGCTGGAGCCGACGGCGGGGACGGTCGAGCGGCCAGTACGGGCGGCGCTGCTGGATCAGGAGACCAGCCTGCTGAGGCCGGAGGAGACGGTGGTCGAGGCCTTCCTGAGGCTCAACCCCGGGGCGACGCCGAACGCCGCGCGGGCGGCTCTGGCGCGCTTCCTGTTCCGCAACACGGCGGGCGACCGCGTCGTCGGGACCCTGTCCGGGGGCGAGCGGCTGAGGGCGGGGCTGGCCTGTGTGATGGGCGGCGAGAATCCTAGTCAACTGTTGATTCTGGACGAGCCGACCAACCATCTGGACCTCGACGCCGTGACGGGGGTGGAGGCGGCGCTGCAGGCTTGGGACGGCGCACTGCTGGTCGTCAGCCACGACCCGGCCTTCCTTGCGGCGATCGGGGCGGAGGTGGAAAAAACCATTGCACTCGAGTGCAATGCCGGAAGTCATTCCTTAGATATTGGCGATACGCGTTTGATCTAA